A stretch of the Chitiniphilus purpureus genome encodes the following:
- a CDS encoding glycoside hydrolase family 19 protein, with translation MNASRGQSRRLINRTLACLLLSVGLLAQAAPTWQEGNTYTAGTVVSYNSSDYKALVTHSAYVGANWNPASTPTLWAPNGTSSSPAPAPSPAPNPTPAPSPGGCNAITWVRGANYSLGTVVRYSNGNYYKVVNTGANGSDGTDPTISTWYWQQTSCSGGGNPTPTPTPTPTPAPQPSPAPSPGCNATTWVRGANYSLGTVVRYSNGNYYKVVNTGANGSDGTDPTISTWYWQQTNCADGGSPSPGPSPSPGGFVLSESDFNRMFPSRNPFYTYQGLVNALSAYPQFAGTGSDTTKRQEVAAFLANIDHETGGLVYTEEIAKGEYCDRGSWGAPFPCAPGKRYYGRGPIQLSWNPNYGLAGQALGLPLLADPDLVARDATVAWKTAIWYWMTQSGPGSMTAHNAIVNGYGFGETIRSINGALECGGRNPAQVQSRVTKYLSFTQILGVTSGNNLSC, from the coding sequence ATGAATGCTTCAAGAGGGCAATCCCGCCGCTTGATCAACCGCACGCTGGCCTGCCTGCTGCTGAGCGTGGGGCTGCTGGCGCAGGCCGCACCGACTTGGCAGGAAGGTAATACCTATACCGCCGGTACCGTGGTCAGCTACAACAGCAGCGACTACAAGGCGCTGGTCACGCACTCCGCCTATGTCGGCGCCAATTGGAACCCGGCCTCCACGCCGACCCTGTGGGCCCCGAATGGCACGTCCTCTTCGCCGGCCCCGGCGCCGTCGCCTGCCCCCAACCCCACGCCGGCTCCGTCACCGGGCGGCTGCAATGCCATCACCTGGGTGCGCGGTGCGAACTACAGCCTGGGTACGGTGGTGCGCTACAGCAACGGCAACTACTACAAGGTGGTGAACACCGGCGCCAACGGCAGCGACGGTACCGATCCCACCATCAGCACCTGGTACTGGCAGCAGACCAGTTGCAGCGGGGGCGGTAACCCGACGCCGACTCCAACGCCGACCCCGACCCCGGCGCCTCAACCCTCGCCGGCCCCGTCGCCGGGATGCAACGCCACCACCTGGGTGCGCGGTGCGAACTACAGCCTGGGTACGGTGGTGCGCTACAGCAACGGCAACTACTACAAGGTGGTGAATACCGGCGCCAACGGCAGCGATGGCACCGATCCCACCATCAGCACCTGGTATTGGCAGCAGACCAACTGCGCCGATGGCGGCAGCCCCTCGCCCGGTCCGTCGCCCAGCCCGGGTGGCTTCGTGCTCAGCGAATCCGATTTCAACCGCATGTTCCCGAGCCGCAATCCGTTCTACACCTATCAAGGGCTGGTCAATGCACTTTCGGCCTACCCGCAGTTTGCAGGCACCGGCAGCGACACCACCAAGCGTCAAGAGGTCGCGGCGTTCCTGGCCAACATCGATCATGAGACCGGCGGTCTGGTCTACACCGAGGAAATCGCCAAGGGCGAGTATTGCGACCGCGGTTCCTGGGGCGCACCGTTCCCCTGCGCCCCCGGCAAGCGCTACTACGGTCGTGGCCCAATCCAGTTGAGCTGGAACCCGAACTACGGTCTGGCGGGGCAAGCGCTGGGGCTGCCGCTGCTGGCGGATCCGGACCTGGTGGCCCGCGATGCGACGGTGGCCTGGAAGACGGCGATCTGGTACTGGATGACCCAGTCCGGCCCGGGTTCGATGACAGCGCATAATGCCATCGTCAACGGCTATGGCTTTGGCGAGACCATCCGCAGCATCAATGGTGCGCTTGAATGCGGTGGTCGCAACCCGGCCCAGGTGCAAAGCCGGGTCACCAAGTATCTGAGCTTCACGCAGATCCTTGGCGTCACATCCGGCAACAACCTGAGCTGCTGA
- a CDS encoding LysR family transcriptional regulator, producing MRNLQGLVSFVEAARAGSFSAAAHKLGVSPAAVSKNVLRLEQQLQVRLFTRSTRRLVLTPEGSAFLGKAGAALAMLDEAVLEAAQTAQEPIGRVRISAGISFGRTFVLPLLPALATRHPRLEVELHLDNRPTDLAAEGFDLGLRGGVLADSGLIARRICPLHSVLVASPGYLHRFGIPRRPEDLQQHRLLGVRFTSGHTAPWHFRSRHDDPPLEFSPDAQIWSSDPDALKDMAAMDAGIAQAGLLHAAPLLRSGQLKVLLHDDYDHGAREMALCYPHRKLLSPRVKAVIDALLTHFQAQPDLQLTAHTMPPAWRAD from the coding sequence ATGAGAAACCTGCAAGGTCTGGTCTCCTTTGTGGAAGCCGCCCGCGCCGGCAGTTTCAGCGCCGCCGCGCACAAGCTGGGTGTTTCGCCGGCAGCGGTCAGCAAGAATGTGCTGCGGCTGGAGCAGCAATTGCAGGTGCGCCTGTTCACCCGCTCCACGCGCCGGCTGGTGCTGACACCCGAGGGCAGCGCCTTTCTTGGCAAGGCCGGCGCGGCGCTGGCGATGCTGGATGAGGCGGTGCTGGAAGCCGCGCAGACCGCGCAGGAGCCGATCGGCCGGGTGCGGATCTCCGCCGGCATCAGCTTCGGCCGCACTTTCGTGCTGCCGCTGCTGCCCGCGTTGGCCACGCGCCATCCCCGGCTGGAAGTGGAACTGCACCTGGACAACCGGCCGACCGACCTGGCGGCGGAAGGGTTCGATCTCGGCCTGCGCGGCGGGGTGCTGGCCGATTCCGGCCTGATCGCACGCCGCATCTGTCCTTTGCATAGCGTGCTGGTGGCTTCCCCGGGCTATCTGCACCGTTTCGGCATCCCGCGGCGGCCCGAAGACCTGCAGCAGCATCGGCTGCTGGGCGTGCGTTTCACCTCCGGGCATACCGCTCCCTGGCACTTTCGCTCGCGCCACGATGATCCCCCGCTCGAATTCAGCCCCGATGCGCAGATCTGGTCATCCGATCCGGATGCGCTCAAGGACATGGCCGCCATGGATGCGGGCATCGCCCAGGCGGGGCTGCTGCACGCTGCGCCATTGCTGCGCAGCGGGCAATTGAAAGTGCTGTTGCACGATGATTACGATCACGGGGCGCGCGAAATGGCGTTGTGCTACCCGCACCGCAAATTGCTGAGCCCCCGGGTCAAGGCGGTGATCGACGCGCTGCTGACCCATTTCCAGGCGCAACCCGACCTGCAACTGACCGCCCACACCATGCCGCCGGCGTGGCGTGCCGATTGA
- a CDS encoding serine hydrolase domain-containing protein, which translates to MLRSNTVMNTAVAWMGALLLALAPLTHAAEQAAPFAADLDRAIDRAVAEQRIVGAVVLVAQDGRLVYQRAAGLADRERNIPMREDALFLLASVTKPIVSMAALKLIEQGRLSLNDPVTKWLPSFRPRTEQGETPRITVHQLLTHTAGLTYDFMQPPDGSYQRLGVSNGFDWRKVSLEQNLKRLARAPLVYEPGTAWVYSMATDVLGAVVAKAHGSSLPEAIDELVTRPLGIHDTAFRVVYPSRLVTPYFDHQPEPKRMAERQQVVFMGEVFNFAPDRLLQGRPYPSGGAGMAGSAGSVLAILDTLHGHGRPLLQPDTVKLATQAHVGPQAQTNGPGWGFGYGWGVLVDPAAASTPQSAGTLQWGGAYGHIWFVDPARRLSVVALTNTAFEGMAGQFTTDVRDAVYGVGVPPAR; encoded by the coding sequence ATGCTCAGGTCGAACACCGTGATGAACACTGCCGTTGCCTGGATGGGCGCGTTGTTGCTGGCGCTGGCCCCATTGACCCACGCGGCGGAACAGGCAGCGCCCTTCGCCGCCGACCTGGACCGCGCGATCGACCGGGCGGTGGCGGAGCAACGCATCGTCGGCGCCGTGGTGCTGGTGGCCCAGGATGGCCGCCTGGTCTACCAGCGTGCAGCGGGCCTGGCGGACCGCGAGCGCAATATCCCAATGCGCGAGGATGCATTGTTCCTGCTGGCGTCGGTCACCAAGCCCATCGTATCGATGGCGGCGCTCAAGCTGATCGAGCAGGGGCGCCTGTCACTCAATGATCCGGTGACCAAGTGGCTGCCGTCGTTCCGCCCCAGGACCGAGCAGGGCGAAACACCGCGGATCACGGTGCATCAGCTGCTCACCCACACCGCGGGCCTTACCTACGATTTCATGCAGCCGCCGGATGGCAGCTACCAGCGCCTTGGCGTCTCGAATGGGTTCGACTGGCGCAAGGTCTCCCTGGAGCAGAACCTCAAGCGCCTTGCCCGGGCGCCGCTGGTCTATGAGCCGGGGACGGCGTGGGTCTATTCGATGGCCACGGATGTGCTGGGCGCGGTGGTGGCCAAGGCGCATGGCAGCAGCCTGCCCGAGGCGATCGACGAGCTGGTGACCCGCCCGCTGGGCATCCACGACACTGCCTTCCGCGTGGTGTATCCGTCGCGCCTGGTCACCCCGTATTTCGATCATCAGCCCGAGCCCAAGCGGATGGCCGAGCGGCAGCAGGTCGTGTTCATGGGCGAGGTGTTCAATTTCGCGCCGGACCGGTTGCTGCAGGGCAGACCCTATCCATCGGGCGGCGCCGGCATGGCCGGCAGCGCGGGCTCGGTCCTGGCGATCCTGGATACGCTGCACGGCCACGGCAGGCCGCTGCTGCAGCCGGATACCGTGAAGCTGGCCACGCAGGCGCACGTCGGCCCACAGGCCCAGACCAACGGGCCGGGTTGGGGATTCGGGTACGGCTGGGGCGTACTGGTGGACCCGGCCGCCGCCAGCACGCCGCAGTCGGCGGGCACATTGCAATGGGGCGGCGCATACGGCCATATCTGGTTCGTCGATCCGGCCAGGCGTCTTTCGGTCGTTGCGCTGACCAACACTGCCTTTGAAGGCATGGCCGGCCAATTCACGACCGATGTGCGGGATGCCGTCTACGGCGTGGGCGTACCGCCGGCACGCTGA
- a CDS encoding alpha/beta fold hydrolase, whose protein sequence is MRHCTIQIDGHPIFYREDGPPDAPVLLLPHGYPCSSYQFRRLMPALADRWRTVAPDFPGFGYSATPDPAAFAYDFDAYAAFLAAFADALGLSRYTLWLHDYGSQIGLRHAIACPERITALIIQNGDIYEDVLGPKYAAIKAYWREKTPAHHQALEAAVSEAGFQDEFLNEVDAAVAERVPPDLWKLHWSLMDTPVRRGLALGLMEKLEANLAWFARYQHYLRERQPPTLILWGPRDGFMPRPAAEAYLRDLPDAQLHLFEDAGHWLLETHFEQALPLVRGFLERSEH, encoded by the coding sequence ATGCGACATTGCACGATCCAGATCGACGGTCATCCCATCTTCTACCGCGAAGACGGCCCGCCCGATGCGCCGGTGCTGCTGCTGCCACACGGCTATCCGTGCTCCTCGTACCAATTCCGCCGGCTGATGCCGGCGCTCGCCGACCGTTGGCGCACGGTGGCGCCGGATTTCCCCGGGTTCGGCTACAGCGCCACCCCCGATCCGGCGGCGTTTGCCTATGACTTCGATGCCTACGCCGCTTTCCTCGCGGCGTTTGCCGATGCACTGGGCCTGTCCCGCTACACGCTCTGGCTGCATGACTACGGCTCGCAGATCGGACTGCGCCATGCCATCGCCTGCCCGGAGCGGATCACCGCGCTGATCATCCAGAACGGCGATATCTACGAGGATGTGCTGGGCCCGAAATATGCGGCGATCAAGGCCTATTGGCGCGAAAAGACGCCGGCGCACCACCAGGCGCTCGAAGCCGCGGTGAGCGAGGCGGGCTTTCAGGACGAATTCCTCAACGAGGTCGATGCCGCCGTGGCCGAGCGGGTGCCGCCGGATCTGTGGAAGCTGCACTGGTCGTTGATGGATACGCCGGTGCGCCGCGGCCTCGCGCTCGGGTTGATGGAAAAACTGGAGGCCAACCTCGCCTGGTTTGCGCGCTACCAGCACTATCTGCGCGAACGGCAACCGCCGACCCTGATCCTCTGGGGCCCACGGGATGGCTTCATGCCCAGGCCCGCCGCCGAGGCGTATCTGCGTGACTTGCCGGACGCGCAGCTGCACCTGTTCGAGGATGCGGGCCATTGGTTGCTGGAAACCCATTTCGAGCAGGCATTGCCGCTGGTGCGCGGGTTTCTGGAGCGCAGCGAACATTGA
- a CDS encoding cation transporter — protein sequence MEHCCHSHPQPVPGNDRRYRRVLQLALLGNAGMFLIELLAGAASGSVSLLADSLDFFGDAANYLLSLWVLGLSLTARARASLVKAASMGLFGVGVLGLALWRSVYGGVPEAATMGWVGALALLVNVGVALLLYAHRDGDSNRRSAWLCSRNDAIGNLAVLLAALGVFGSGRAWPDLVVAAIMAGLAVSAAWQVLRQARQELAGTV from the coding sequence ATGGAACACTGCTGCCACAGCCACCCGCAACCCGTCCCCGGCAACGACCGCCGCTACCGCCGCGTGCTGCAGCTCGCCCTGCTGGGCAATGCCGGCATGTTCCTGATCGAGCTGCTGGCCGGCGCCGCGTCCGGCTCGGTATCGCTGCTGGCCGACTCGCTGGACTTCTTCGGCGACGCGGCCAACTACCTGCTCAGCCTGTGGGTACTGGGCCTCAGCCTGACGGCGCGCGCCCGCGCCTCGTTGGTGAAGGCGGCGAGCATGGGCCTGTTCGGCGTGGGCGTGCTGGGGCTGGCCCTGTGGCGCAGTGTGTATGGCGGTGTGCCGGAAGCGGCCACGATGGGCTGGGTCGGTGCACTGGCGCTGCTGGTGAACGTGGGCGTGGCGCTGCTGCTGTACGCGCACCGCGACGGCGACAGCAATCGCCGCAGCGCCTGGCTGTGCTCGCGCAACGACGCCATCGGCAACCTCGCGGTGCTGCTGGCTGCACTGGGCGTGTTCGGCTCGGGCCGTGCCTGGCCTGATCTGGTGGTTGCCGCCATCATGGCCGGTCTTGCGGTCAGCGCGGCCTGGCAGGTGCTGCGGCAGGCCAGGCAGGAGCTGGCAGGCACGGTCTGA
- a CDS encoding MerR family transcriptional regulator, with the protein MTSFTTKTLAAASGVNAETVRYYERIGLLPSPPRAANGYRRYGEDSVTRLGFIRRARELGFAIEDIRGLLDLAAHAEAPCREADALVQRQLATVQARIHDLQQLANALRALADCRSDAALHCRLLEALQDRDCCNPPHDRSLPAHAAS; encoded by the coding sequence ATGACCAGTTTCACCACCAAGACACTCGCGGCCGCCAGCGGCGTCAACGCCGAAACCGTCCGCTACTACGAACGGATCGGCCTGTTGCCCAGCCCGCCGCGCGCCGCCAACGGCTATCGCCGCTATGGCGAGGACAGTGTGACCCGGCTGGGTTTCATCCGCCGCGCGCGCGAGCTGGGCTTTGCCATCGAGGATATCCGGGGCCTGCTCGATCTGGCTGCACATGCCGAGGCGCCGTGCCGCGAAGCCGATGCGCTGGTGCAGCGCCAGCTTGCCACTGTCCAGGCCCGCATCCACGATCTGCAGCAGCTTGCCAACGCCTTGCGGGCGCTGGCCGACTGCCGCAGCGACGCCGCGCTGCATTGCCGCCTGCTGGAAGCGCTGCAGGACCGGGATTGCTGCAACCCGCCACATGACAGAAGCCTGCCCGCACATGCCGCATCGTAG
- a CDS encoding TetR/AcrR family transcriptional regulator yields MLHPDPHDLTALPARQRILLTAHALFYRDGIRATGIDRVIAQAQVTKVTFYRHFPSKDDLVLAFLAHRHALWLSWFDAALTREGDTLDALPTVLAQWFAEPVFRGCAFLNSVGELGEALPEVRAVTHRHKQDMVAVLERLLPPGEARHRQAQALAVALDGAIVHATFDPQPETALDALRILIQALRGPDHGDTARSR; encoded by the coding sequence ATGCTGCATCCCGACCCTCATGACCTGACCGCTCTGCCGGCCCGCCAGCGCATCCTGCTCACGGCGCACGCGCTGTTCTACCGCGACGGCATCCGCGCCACCGGGATCGATCGTGTCATTGCGCAGGCGCAGGTGACCAAGGTCACCTTCTACCGCCACTTCCCCAGCAAGGACGATCTGGTCCTGGCGTTCCTTGCCCATCGACATGCACTGTGGCTGTCGTGGTTCGACGCGGCGCTGACGCGCGAAGGCGATACGCTGGACGCGTTGCCCACGGTGCTGGCGCAATGGTTTGCCGAGCCGGTGTTCCGCGGCTGCGCCTTTCTCAACAGCGTGGGCGAGCTGGGTGAGGCGCTGCCCGAGGTGCGGGCGGTCACCCATCGCCACAAGCAGGACATGGTGGCGGTACTGGAACGCCTGCTGCCGCCCGGGGAAGCGCGGCACAGGCAGGCACAGGCGCTGGCAGTGGCGCTTGACGGTGCCATCGTCCACGCCACCTTCGACCCGCAGCCGGAAACGGCGCTGGATGCGCTGCGCATCCTGATCCAGGCACTGCGTGGCCCGGACCATGGGGACACCGCCAGGAGCCGCTGA
- a CDS encoding nuclear transport factor 2 family protein — protein sequence MHSRPPLPPFDADSAARKVRLAEDAWNSRDPDTVALAYSEDTRWRNRAEFIEGREQVRQFLRRKWARELQYRLIKELWTFTDQRIAVRFAYEWHDDSGNWFRSYGNENWEFNAQGLMVRRLASINDLPIKEAARRFHWPQGRRPDDHPGLSDLGL from the coding sequence ATGCATAGCAGACCCCCGCTTCCTCCCTTCGACGCCGATTCGGCCGCCCGGAAAGTCCGTCTGGCCGAAGATGCGTGGAACTCGCGCGATCCCGATACCGTGGCGCTGGCCTACAGCGAGGACACCCGCTGGCGCAACCGGGCCGAATTCATCGAAGGGCGCGAACAGGTGCGGCAATTCCTGCGCCGCAAATGGGCGAGGGAACTGCAGTACCGGCTGATCAAGGAGTTGTGGACGTTCACTGACCAGCGCATCGCCGTGCGCTTTGCCTATGAGTGGCACGACGATTCCGGAAACTGGTTCCGCTCGTATGGCAACGAGAACTGGGAATTCAATGCGCAGGGCTTGATGGTGCGGCGTCTGGCCAGCATCAACGACTTGCCGATCAAGGAGGCGGCGCGTCGCTTCCACTGGCCGCAGGGGCGCCGTCCGGACGATCACCCCGGGTTGAGCGATCTGGGATTGTGA